One part of the Cytobacillus sp. IB215665 genome encodes these proteins:
- a CDS encoding ABC transporter ATP-binding protein — MEHVLFANSISKVYDVKIPYQAITNVTLHVDSGEFVGVMGPSGAGKTTLLNLISTIDYPTSGEITINGKQPHKLKKEKLAQFRRRELGFVFQDFNLLDTLTIKENIILPLILEKQNHSTIEEKVNHIALKFGITNILNKRTFEVSGGEKQRTAIARAIIHNPSLLLADEPTGNLDSKSSKMVMETFLEVNSKELSTMLMVTHDPFAASYCHRVVFIKDGEIYNELYKGANQQVFFQQIIDVLSMLGGNVNELLSTRF, encoded by the coding sequence ATGGAACATGTACTGTTTGCAAATAGTATCAGCAAAGTATACGATGTGAAAATTCCGTATCAAGCAATAACAAACGTCACGTTACATGTAGATTCGGGAGAATTCGTTGGAGTAATGGGTCCTTCAGGGGCAGGGAAAACAACACTATTAAATTTAATATCTACAATTGATTACCCTACATCTGGAGAAATCACCATCAATGGTAAACAACCACATAAATTAAAAAAAGAAAAGTTAGCACAGTTTAGAAGACGGGAGTTAGGATTTGTATTTCAGGATTTTAACTTACTAGATACATTGACAATAAAAGAAAATATAATTCTGCCATTAATTCTAGAGAAACAGAATCATTCAACTATTGAAGAAAAAGTAAATCATATTGCTTTAAAGTTTGGTATAACAAACATTTTAAATAAACGAACATTTGAAGTATCTGGTGGTGAAAAACAGCGTACGGCAATAGCAAGAGCAATTATTCATAACCCTTCTTTATTATTAGCTGATGAACCGACAGGTAACTTAGATTCCAAATCATCAAAGATGGTAATGGAAACATTCCTTGAAGTAAATAGTAAAGAGCTAAGTACTATGTTGATGGTAACCCATGATCCTTTTGCAGCCAGCTATTGTCATCGTGTTGTCTTTATCAAAGATGGTGAAATATATAATGAATTATATAAAGGAGCAAATCAACAAGTTTTTTTTCAACAAATTATCGATGTTTTGTCCATGCTAGGAGGGAATGTAAATGAACTTCTATCAACTCGCTTTTAG
- a CDS encoding sensor histidine kinase produces the protein MKIFFRSHLALLLIVFAQGGFTWLYFWFLGFQGWGHILYVSSMQLLFIFAYLAYRWIEDYKLYKWINSNNENKFIPSFGTSYFTNVLHRKVLEEKSIYDQIIMENDIAIQEKVTFMNQWVHQMKTPISVIHLMIQDQDENVFQDIRKELYRLEEGLKTVLYSSRLTMFEKDYFIETITLQALLKEILEENKRLFIQFGVYPNLILDEQDISIVSDQKWIKFVIEQILSNAVKYSTGKSNKVDIKVVNSNEKVMCTITDYGIGIPPQDLKRVFDPYFTGVNGRNYHESTGMGLYLVKEILHKLSHKFQIYSEVDHGTSFSISFNVKE, from the coding sequence ATGAAAATATTTTTCCGTAGTCATTTAGCTCTGTTACTAATAGTCTTCGCACAAGGAGGTTTTACATGGCTATATTTTTGGTTTCTAGGATTTCAAGGATGGGGACATATTTTATATGTAAGCTCCATGCAATTATTATTTATATTTGCCTATTTAGCTTATCGTTGGATAGAGGATTATAAATTATATAAATGGATAAATTCAAATAATGAAAATAAGTTCATTCCAAGTTTTGGTACTAGCTATTTTACAAATGTTCTACATAGGAAAGTTCTTGAAGAGAAATCTATATATGATCAAATAATAATGGAGAACGATATAGCTATTCAAGAAAAAGTAACCTTTATGAACCAATGGGTTCATCAAATGAAAACACCAATCTCCGTAATTCACCTAATGATTCAAGATCAAGATGAAAATGTGTTTCAAGATATTCGAAAAGAACTTTATCGATTAGAAGAAGGATTAAAGACTGTTTTATATAGTTCGAGACTAACAATGTTTGAAAAGGATTATTTTATTGAAACTATTACGCTTCAAGCATTATTAAAGGAGATTTTGGAGGAGAATAAACGCTTGTTTATTCAATTTGGTGTATATCCAAATTTAATCTTAGATGAGCAAGATATTTCGATTGTTTCAGATCAAAAATGGATAAAATTTGTCATCGAACAAATACTATCAAATGCAGTGAAGTATTCAACTGGTAAATCGAATAAAGTTGATATCAAAGTAGTGAACAGTAATGAAAAAGTTATGTGTACAATCACAGATTATGGCATTGGCATTCCTCCTCAAGACTTAAAAAGAGTATTTGATCCTTATTTTACTGGGGTGAACGGAAGGAACTATCATGAATCTACTGGAATGGGACTTTATTTAGTGAAGGAAATATTACATAAGCTATCCCATAAATTTCAAATCTATTCTGAGGTTGATCACGGTACTTCATTTTCCATTAGTTTTAACGTAAAAGAATAG
- a CDS encoding response regulator transcription factor: MSTILIVEDNDKMRELLSDYLTKYGYKCKKLEDFEEVLAVFLEVNPDLVLLDINLPYFDGFYWCRQIRKHSNCPIIFISAREGTMDQVMAIENGGDDYITKPFSFEIVTAKVKSQLRRTVGEYSTRKEERIINFNGLKYYPEKLEISFQSKTLELSKKEALLIELLLERSDKVTSRERLMEKMWDTDTFVDENTLNVYITRIRKRLEEFGITGAIETIRGAGYRMKNTWNRQI, encoded by the coding sequence GTGTCAACAATCTTAATCGTAGAAGATAATGACAAAATGAGAGAACTATTATCGGATTACTTAACAAAGTATGGATACAAATGTAAGAAGTTAGAGGATTTTGAAGAAGTACTCGCTGTATTTTTAGAGGTCAATCCTGATTTAGTATTACTTGACATTAACTTACCATATTTTGATGGTTTCTATTGGTGTAGACAAATCAGGAAGCATTCAAACTGTCCAATTATTTTTATTTCAGCTAGAGAAGGAACAATGGACCAAGTAATGGCCATTGAGAATGGTGGCGATGACTATATAACAAAACCATTTTCATTTGAAATTGTGACAGCAAAAGTAAAAAGTCAGTTAAGGAGAACTGTGGGGGAATATTCAACAAGAAAAGAAGAGAGAATTATTAATTTTAACGGGTTGAAGTATTATCCTGAAAAATTAGAAATATCGTTCCAATCAAAAACACTTGAATTATCTAAAAAAGAAGCTTTATTAATTGAGCTTTTGCTCGAACGCAGTGATAAGGTTACTAGTCGAGAAAGATTAATGGAAAAGATGTGGGATACAGATACGTTTGTCGACGAAAATACGTTAAATGTATACATCACTCGAATTAGAAAACGTCTAGAGGAATTTGGAATTACGGGAGCAATTGAAACAATTCGAGGGGCTGGTTATCGAATGAAAAATACTTGGAATCGACAGATATGA